The Mus pahari chromosome 5, PAHARI_EIJ_v1.1, whole genome shotgun sequence genomic sequence tcaaacccagggtcttatgTGCAGTACGCTAAATACTCTATCAttgagctacacctccagccaAGGACCAGTTTAAAATGAAGCTTCTTAAGATCTCTTGATCCACGGAACCAGACCCTTAAAGAATCCTGACTGAGGTGGCATACATTGGTGTTTAACTTGCTGAGATGATGAAGCAGGGGAATCTTGGGTttgaagcctgcctgggctaactataaatcatttaaaaaaaaaaaatgaatgtgaccTAAGAGAAGAAACCATAGCATGACAAAtgcgccccccccaccccccgacagggtttctctgtatgaccctggctgtcctggaactcactttgtagaccaggctggcctcgaactcagaaatctgcctgcctctgcctcctgagtgctgggattaaaggcgtgtgccaccacgcccgctgACAAATGCTCTTTTAAGAGCAAGCAGCCCACCCTTCCTGGGGGGTGACTGAGGATGGAAAGTTGCTGGAGAGGGGACAGTAATTGTCTTAAGTGTTATGTAGCTGCTGGTGAGCCACTTGTGCTCCTGTGGATAGCTCCACCCATGCCTACAAGGGTGCTCCAGGTTAGACCCATGGGCCACAAAACAAAACGGAGAAATATGATTATGAGATGGGAATGGGTTGGTGGCCAGTGGATAAATGGGCTGTTTGGtcagtatatattatatgctttTATAACATTatcaaagaataatgaaaataagtaGCCCAGTTGGTTCCCTTTTATAAGCCACTGTTTTTGAGAAGAAATCACTTGAATGTCTGGACTTTGCTAACTCTGGCTTAAAAGGTGAGCTTAACTGTGTTCTCGACTCACTGCCTCCAACTGTAGTACAGTCcggggcagaggagggagagcCGCAGTCCTTCTCCATCATCTCTTTTGCCTTTTAGATACAGAAGATCATTGAGACACTGTCACAGCAGCTTCAGGCAAAGGGCAAAGAACTCAACGAATTCCGGGAAAAGCACAACATTCGTCTTATGGGGGAAGATGAGAAGCCAGCAGCCAAGGAAAACTCAGAAGGGGCTGGGGCTAAGTCCAGCTCAGCAGGGGTGTTGGTTTCTTAGGAGCTAAGgcctctgggtttgtttgtttgtttgtttgtttgttttttttaccctGAATCCcacttctttttattgttgttattattatttctctgctattgtaatattttgttgttgttgattaaaTGTTTTGGTCAAATACTTAGCCATAGCCTGAACCTTTATCTCATTTAGGGATATACTGACTGcatagagctgggtgtggtgccacacatgcctttaataatCTTAGTGCTTGGGAGACAACGagaggcagatctcagagttccaggccagcctggtctacaaatgaaGTTCCCAGTCATCCAAGGCTATATagacacagtgagaccccatctcaaacaaaacgaaaaaaTAATAGGATTTGCATTGTTTCTACCAGTTTAATAGCTCATACTATCAGAAAGGAACCTCAGTTTGGCCTTTCCCTTGCAAATAGACATCTGCTTATTTGATGCTCTTCTAAAAGGGAttcagagggctagagagatggctcagatggctcagcagtgaagagctctgtctgctcttccacatggtggctcacaaccatctataatggggtctgatgccctcttctggcatgaagGTGTACATGCAAATAGGGCACTTATATAAATAAGAtgtataaatcttttaaaggatTCAGAGACAAAACTCTCGGGctgaaatttaataaatatttgcagTAGGGCAATAGCTCTGATGAGACCGCTTTGTTGGTTTGCCAACACAGAGGCTTGGCCATGTGTCTCTCTGCTGTTCTTTAGATGAAGAATTCCAGGATGCAAACCTGTGGGCTAGCTGTCCTGCCGTCCTCACCAAAACCCCCAACCAAATAAAGCTGGTCATTCCAAAGGCAAGTCCGATGGCCCATGCGCTTCAGTCCACGGTCTGTACTGGGGAAGTGGAACCACAGAGGCGGAGACTTGCCTGTGGGTTGAGAGCAGAAGGTGGTTACCCAGGCATTCTGCTCCAGCCTTACCCAGTACACACGCCTGCTATCATTCCCGTTTGATTGTCCACCTCTTCAGATGTTCAGTATTTATATTGTCTattgtattttggttttgagacagggtctcactgtcacCCTGGCTAGTCTCACTCTAGATCAagctggctggcctcaaaaacTCTCAGGGGTCTGCTGCTTGCCtgtgctttccaagtgctggaattaaaggtgtgaaccactatgcctggctctatttttttgttttgcttttcaaaacaaggtttctctgtatagccctggctgtccaggagctCACCAGGCTGGCTCTTTAGCGGTCcacccacttttttttcttttcagcagtCCTCCTGAGTGGCATGCCCCACCACAACCGGACTGCATTCCTTTAACTTGTCAACTGATTTCTCCTCCTTTCTATCCCACCAcctttttttgtataattttttagCTTGTGTCTTTCCTCCCTTTCAAATGATAGTTTGTCTCTCACGGGTATCATAGATGTAGAGATCATTGCAGACCGTATCTCTAGCTCTGGTTAGAGTTTCTCCACCAAATAGTACAGCGAAGGGTCCCACCACTGAACAGGAATGATGGCGCAGGCTCCGTGGTCCTTGCTGTAGCCCCTGCCCACTGCTCACAAGCCTTGCAAGCTGTTCCCTCAAACGAGGGGCAACAGGCGGTTCCTCCTtggggaagaaaaacaagaaggggTTGTCTGAAGGGTTTGCTTATCGAAGTGTCAGTCCTTTTCTACTTTACATGAGGAGCTAATACCTTAATTTTCCCAGGGCTCCATTGCCCTGCTACTTCTGGTCCAACTGAGTTGCAACCCCCAAAGAGCA encodes the following:
- the Pfdn2 gene encoding prefoldin subunit 2 isoform X2, encoding MELNEHSLVIDTLKEVDETRKCYRMVGGVLVERTVKEVLPALEGNKEQIQKIIETLSQQLQAKGKELNEFREKHNIRLMGEDEKPAAKENSEGAGAKSSSAGVLVS